Proteins encoded together in one Bacteroides ovatus window:
- a CDS encoding peptidylprolyl isomerase codes for MKKILLIVLTISFCGLTACKTGTKKGGDMDKETLVKIETTLGDIEVKLYNETPKHRDNFIKLVKDGVYEGTLFHRVIKDFMIQAGDPDSKNAPKGKMLGTGDVGYTVPAEFVYPKYFHKKGALSAARQGDNVNPKKESSGCQFYIVTGKVYNDSTLLGMESQMNENKINVIFNTLAQKHMKEIYKMRKANDENGLYDLQEKLFAQAQEMAAKQPEFHFTPEQIEAYTTVGGTPHLDGEYTVFGEVVKGMDIVDKIQQVKTDRSDRPEEDVKITKVTILD; via the coding sequence ATGAAAAAGATTCTATTGATAGTATTAACCATATCGTTTTGCGGACTTACTGCCTGCAAAACCGGAACAAAAAAAGGAGGAGACATGGATAAAGAAACGTTGGTAAAGATTGAAACAACTTTAGGAGACATTGAGGTGAAACTATACAATGAGACACCGAAACATCGTGATAATTTTATCAAACTGGTGAAGGACGGAGTTTATGAAGGTACACTGTTTCACCGTGTTATCAAAGATTTTATGATTCAGGCCGGTGACCCGGACTCAAAAAATGCGCCGAAAGGAAAAATGCTGGGTACCGGAGACGTAGGTTATACCGTTCCCGCTGAATTTGTATATCCTAAATATTTCCATAAAAAAGGTGCCCTGTCCGCTGCCCGTCAGGGAGATAACGTGAACCCGAAGAAAGAATCTTCCGGTTGCCAGTTCTATATAGTGACAGGTAAAGTGTATAACGACTCTACCTTGCTGGGTATGGAAAGCCAGATGAATGAGAATAAGATAAATGTTATTTTCAATACACTGGCACAGAAACACATGAAGGAAATCTATAAGATGCGGAAAGCAAATGATGAAAACGGTCTTTATGATTTGCAGGAAAAACTGTTTGCGCAGGCACAGGAAATGGCAGCCAAACAACCGGAATTTCATTTCACTCCGGAACAGATTGAAGCCTATACAACGGTGGGAGGAACTCCGCATCTGGATGGCGAATATACTGTGTTCGGCGAAGTAGTGAAAGGAATGGATATTGTGGATAAGATCCAGCAGGTGAAAACCGACCGTAGCGACCGTCCCGAAGAGGATGTAAAGATAACAAAGGTGACAATACTTGACTGA